A single Mesomycoplasma ovipneumoniae DNA region contains:
- a CDS encoding PDxFFG protein — MKKTSILVSYLLAGGGLTAAVGGIMGGIKLYANNNELGVYNLDVTSDTIDETKQGELVYANFFNAQGENVAAFVPVEDSKDGKYEILLNPKIKSEKRVFTESEFADWFAINYNRQTPIFELKLGVMKFVNEYWDAISPSEFLEYAKWFTKNVAWGPDALTLEHFALKKGVTRSGNNLLLGQHSAVRKEEARIEFFPDSFFGSFPIYSELAGRGNAPDNLTYKIFEDAISKEALDEYFKKIPQQQVLANYDKTKVVAGIPAADLVKNEKIYLYDILKILKDSFANDSEILAKLEKIKGPENFFVFDNEGQTIEDVKKKFELAVLMFAHENDIQLPKNYSLNFPQDFEKTYKIRDISDTIRASLKNDENNTPRGILSLKLEDPESDSTFEDQKTPANYQDTTDFFITQNVNPDIITLIAAELATKISQKVDEIVKNGFYDLYNLNHPVGKTIGIYQKDSNNRLFFPLGARSESPSIEAQNEYLSEFDANLWSSYQIKSLKKLSKTELEVELTDPNDAEGTTKTIKFNLDPENPDYAKNVEEFNSFKIAVDWKNRAIPKVIQEIETLKDGKTTTVYQLYGEIFDGLIDKVLRDKLTNGEDLVGTYVDFEIDQETGLKKYTTKRGEFVGYSHSSRIPYIALLKASSPFFKTTGINYLKYVGAHEYGHHQTLNYAQDNSDPDSNVVLNAISTNAGLGLQSFYNFDVLQLYLNARSSGLSLRKASPSLNPEDKGIYPNFSFDSDNNFESESQIFGSNENQNIDELISKKSRRFLQTIDGLQTAADIRKLKLYDLFLLNSIDPDSGTINPGTSGISKFFRNRSQDLKPNTENESSENVEKQTGFIDSSDVQGIFANSLTDGAGNKIQFDDQGKIRVADFEPSPDRTTFSNLKVHLFYENGKPVIDPLTFKNPNSLGELQQKIKQIQDEFENKIVKNFRDNGWDSSPQSFTRFSPSSPLFEKSLNSILHNPVENQAFFGTIIGKNPQNLKVNVEIPDSVFDLSQFLTQVQLSLTAPQAVANLAKELLEKEESFGFKFLDFFKLFKGTQPSSSGQVSTIFEQFQKTFNFGDQIQSLLNKIISISEQKDSDLHANLTNILTFKDSLFRKIAEIVSTLQTLYTVYFRTLVTSLLSKGQNDSAVGILTRVFSNQLEGKLYENLDKIIKFTDKDGKSIDPSHLFVSLDEFSISSPNNRDFWHLTNGPIFAGSYFGKIISVNGNQYYQNPKYDFNVRIQTQAQSQLDNVLDQSDFDDEDENLSTRWTSPLGKLLKFSNVIPQNPFFGIAQDFKFNVTNSVIDKSKIYLDAWDKTLFGFDYQNNYFAYQNNNNQTEFSSISDFLEFISIDPFALKISKKGEGEFVRDWNFDYVNSKFDLYKYSFDKLSKNFKFKENQTENSLPKWTKGEKFDSKFEKLLSIFDISQEELQQNLQNFANTLMEAFEQSTLNLLIKNVKIDKKNIDHLFLSSVGFMGFKNFARKTQTNLPATKFGKLTDINDKIKISWLTFAGFDETNSLVLDDESFVNSDLNDPEKSEVFRWLKDFLSQAKIEAKDLDLFKLQYLVGTKTFVDYAVGKINRIQQFQRMNSDLELSWFRAKNSARFETRPDDFFSNYVYNFPESLTRDFVQVHYSPSDKTLDNIMPGYKNISESNTGNEYFVDAIYTRKWIKNFIPAFDIAQGFSQTLISPFTNFFLTNNVTSKNSENLNSLYKNLTETFKKAQDQELYNQSFVISQKEQQEIAEIENQDKPEKFIDQTLANIENQDKIQKIKNKNKIQKDEIFAQISVELSRILSAYKGELADSKKYSDGNVQPVVGSFRWRNSYINQNVSTNNGFFKDRFQRKVLNWELYDDNLEPVEDNTIRITNLKGEKVTNRPEAFWYYSLKTQGVGQRSLSGIWRDSKQDRVAFWGFLKNEDAEKAKYLTLEDEQTGQKFYIKLASNATNNIFYLKKQADLSTKWTLKDEGYSSWISSWSIIGEFKNALLRPGAEGLKKFRIYFSDENRHEIEGLFTLGKSKYLAENGKNFNLAPTYIEQKSNQSFLVIRPQFK; from the coding sequence ATGAAAAAAACTAGTATTTTAGTTAGTTATTTGCTTGCTGGCGGCGGCCTGACTGCAGCAGTTGGCGGAATTATGGGCGGAATTAAACTTTATGCAAACAATAACGAACTTGGAGTTTACAATCTTGATGTTACCTCAGACACCATTGATGAAACTAAGCAAGGTGAGTTAGTTTATGCTAATTTTTTTAATGCTCAAGGTGAAAATGTTGCCGCATTTGTGCCTGTAGAAGACAGTAAAGACGGCAAATACGAAATTCTTTTAAACCCAAAAATTAAATCAGAAAAACGCGTTTTTACTGAATCAGAGTTTGCAGACTGATTTGCCATAAATTATAACCGTCAAACCCCAATTTTTGAACTAAAATTAGGGGTTATGAAATTTGTCAACGAATATTGGGATGCTATTTCTCCTTCAGAATTTCTTGAGTATGCAAAATGATTTACTAAAAATGTTGCATGAGGCCCAGATGCTCTAACATTAGAACATTTTGCACTAAAAAAGGGTGTAACACGATCAGGTAATAATTTATTATTAGGTCAGCATTCAGCTGTTAGAAAAGAAGAAGCAAGAATCGAATTTTTTCCAGATTCATTTTTTGGTTCATTCCCAATTTATTCAGAATTAGCCGGAAGAGGTAATGCACCGGACAATTTAACTTACAAAATTTTCGAAGATGCAATTTCAAAAGAAGCGCTTGATGAATATTTTAAAAAAATTCCGCAACAACAGGTTTTAGCAAATTATGACAAAACTAAGGTTGTTGCTGGAATTCCTGCCGCTGATCTTGTTAAAAATGAAAAAATTTATCTTTATGATATACTTAAAATTTTAAAAGACTCATTTGCTAACGATTCAGAAATTCTTGCTAAATTAGAAAAAATTAAGGGTCCTGAGAATTTTTTTGTCTTTGATAATGAAGGCCAAACAATTGAAGATGTTAAGAAAAAATTTGAATTGGCAGTTCTCATGTTTGCTCATGAAAATGACATCCAATTGCCTAAAAATTATAGTCTAAATTTCCCGCAAGATTTTGAAAAAACCTATAAAATACGTGATATTTCTGACACAATCAGAGCCTCTCTTAAAAATGATGAAAATAATACTCCGCGCGGAATTCTTTCTTTAAAACTTGAAGATCCTGAGTCTGATTCGACCTTTGAAGATCAAAAAACTCCCGCTAATTATCAAGATACAACAGATTTTTTTATCACTCAGAATGTAAATCCTGATATTATAACGCTTATTGCTGCCGAATTAGCAACTAAAATTTCCCAAAAAGTGGATGAAATTGTAAAAAACGGATTTTATGATCTATATAATTTAAATCATCCAGTTGGAAAAACGATTGGTATTTATCAAAAAGATTCTAATAATAGGTTATTTTTTCCACTTGGTGCTCGTTCTGAAAGTCCTTCAATTGAAGCGCAGAACGAATACCTATCTGAATTTGATGCTAATTTATGATCATCATATCAAATTAAGTCACTCAAAAAACTATCAAAAACTGAATTAGAAGTTGAATTAACAGATCCAAATGACGCTGAAGGTACAACAAAAACAATAAAATTTAACCTTGACCCAGAAAACCCAGATTATGCTAAAAATGTTGAAGAGTTTAATAGTTTTAAAATTGCTGTTGACTGAAAAAATCGCGCAATTCCAAAGGTTATTCAAGAAATTGAAACTCTTAAAGACGGAAAAACCACAACAGTTTACCAACTTTATGGCGAAATTTTTGATGGCCTAATTGATAAAGTTTTAAGAGATAAATTAACAAATGGTGAAGATCTTGTCGGTACTTATGTTGATTTTGAGATTGATCAAGAAACTGGTTTGAAAAAATATACTACAAAACGTGGCGAATTTGTCGGATACTCACACTCATCAAGAATTCCTTATATTGCACTTTTAAAGGCTTCTTCGCCATTTTTTAAAACAACCGGAATTAACTATCTAAAATATGTTGGCGCTCATGAGTATGGTCACCATCAAACTTTGAATTATGCCCAAGACAATTCAGATCCTGATTCAAACGTAGTTCTAAACGCGATTTCGACAAATGCAGGACTGGGTTTACAGTCTTTTTATAATTTTGATGTTCTTCAGTTATATCTTAATGCAAGATCTTCAGGGCTAAGTTTGCGAAAAGCATCGCCTAGTTTAAACCCTGAAGATAAAGGAATTTACCCAAACTTTAGCTTTGATAGTGATAATAATTTTGAGAGTGAGTCACAAATTTTTGGTTCAAATGAAAACCAAAATATTGACGAGTTAATTTCTAAAAAATCTCGTAGATTTTTGCAAACTATTGATGGTCTTCAAACTGCAGCAGACATTCGAAAACTAAAATTATATGATCTTTTTCTTTTAAATTCAATTGACCCAGATTCAGGAACAATAAATCCGGGAACTTCTGGAATTTCCAAATTTTTCCGAAATAGAAGTCAAGATTTAAAGCCAAATACTGAAAATGAATCAAGCGAAAATGTCGAAAAACAAACAGGATTTATTGATTCAAGCGATGTTCAAGGTATTTTTGCTAATTCATTAACTGATGGAGCCGGAAATAAAATCCAATTTGACGATCAAGGAAAAATCCGCGTCGCTGATTTTGAACCAAGCCCGGATCGAACAACTTTTAGCAATTTAAAAGTTCACTTATTTTATGAAAACGGGAAACCAGTAATTGATCCTTTAACATTTAAAAATCCAAATAGTCTTGGTGAATTACAGCAAAAAATTAAGCAAATTCAGGATGAATTTGAGAATAAAATAGTCAAAAACTTTCGTGATAATGGATGAGACTCAAGTCCTCAGTCTTTTACCAGATTTTCACCATCATCTCCATTGTTTGAAAAATCACTTAATTCAATTTTGCATAATCCTGTTGAAAATCAAGCATTTTTTGGAACAATTATTGGCAAAAACCCACAAAATTTAAAAGTTAATGTTGAAATTCCTGATTCAGTTTTTGACTTGTCACAATTTCTTACACAAGTCCAACTTTCGCTTACCGCGCCCCAAGCAGTTGCTAATTTAGCAAAAGAATTATTGGAGAAAGAAGAATCTTTTGGATTTAAGTTTCTTGATTTTTTCAAATTGTTTAAAGGAACTCAACCAAGTTCTTCGGGTCAAGTTTCGACAATTTTCGAACAGTTTCAAAAAACATTTAATTTCGGAGATCAAATTCAATCACTTCTTAATAAAATTATTAGCATTTCTGAACAAAAGGATTCAGATTTACACGCAAATTTAACTAATATTTTAACTTTTAAAGATTCACTTTTTAGAAAAATAGCTGAAATAGTCTCAACTCTTCAAACTTTATATACTGTTTATTTTCGAACTTTAGTTACATCTCTCTTATCAAAAGGGCAAAACGATTCTGCAGTCGGAATTTTGACTAGAGTCTTTTCGAACCAACTTGAAGGTAAACTATATGAAAACTTAGACAAAATTATAAAATTCACTGACAAAGATGGCAAAAGCATTGATCCTAGTCACTTATTTGTATCATTAGATGAATTTTCCATTTCATCACCAAATAATCGAGATTTTTGACACTTAACTAACGGTCCAATTTTTGCTGGTTCATATTTTGGAAAAATAATTTCAGTAAATGGAAATCAATATTATCAAAATCCAAAATATGACTTTAATGTAAGAATTCAAACTCAAGCTCAAAGTCAACTTGATAACGTTCTTGATCAGAGTGACTTTGATGATGAAGATGAAAATTTATCAACTCGCTGAACTTCACCTCTTGGAAAACTTTTAAAATTTTCAAATGTAATTCCTCAAAATCCGTTTTTTGGAATTGCCCAAGATTTTAAGTTTAATGTTACAAATTCTGTAATTGATAAGTCCAAAATTTATCTCGATGCTTGAGACAAAACTCTTTTTGGTTTTGATTATCAAAATAATTATTTTGCATATCAAAACAACAATAATCAAACAGAATTTTCATCAATTTCAGATTTTCTAGAGTTTATTTCAATTGATCCATTTGCACTTAAAATTTCAAAAAAAGGTGAAGGTGAATTTGTTAGAGATTGAAATTTTGACTATGTTAATTCTAAGTTTGACCTTTATAAATATAGTTTTGATAAGTTATCTAAAAATTTCAAATTTAAAGAAAATCAAACTGAAAATTCATTGCCTAAATGAACTAAAGGTGAAAAATTTGATTCAAAATTTGAAAAATTATTGTCAATTTTTGATATTTCTCAAGAAGAATTGCAACAAAATTTACAAAATTTTGCAAATACGTTGATGGAAGCCTTTGAACAATCAACTCTAAACTTGTTGATCAAAAATGTAAAAATAGATAAGAAAAATATTGACCACCTATTTTTATCATCCGTTGGATTTATGGGGTTTAAAAATTTTGCTCGAAAAACACAGACAAATTTACCGGCAACCAAATTTGGAAAACTTACAGACATTAATGATAAAATTAAAATTTCATGATTGACTTTTGCAGGTTTTGATGAAACAAATTCTTTAGTTTTAGATGATGAATCATTTGTTAATTCAGATTTAAATGATCCTGAAAAATCAGAAGTTTTTAGATGACTTAAGGACTTTTTAAGTCAAGCAAAAATAGAGGCAAAAGACTTGGATTTGTTCAAATTGCAATACTTAGTAGGGACAAAAACTTTTGTTGACTATGCAGTTGGTAAAATTAATCGAATTCAGCAATTCCAGCGAATGAACTCAGACCTTGAACTTTCATGATTCCGTGCAAAAAATTCAGCAAGATTTGAAACAAGACCTGATGATTTTTTCAGTAATTATGTCTATAATTTCCCTGAATCTTTAACAAGAGATTTTGTCCAAGTTCATTATTCTCCAAGTGATAAAACGCTTGATAATATTATGCCTGGTTATAAAAATATTTCTGAATCTAACACTGGAAATGAGTATTTTGTTGATGCAATTTATACAAGAAAATGGATTAAAAATTTCATTCCAGCTTTTGATATTGCCCAAGGATTTTCACAAACTTTGATTAGTCCTTTTACTAATTTTTTCCTTACTAATAATGTAACTTCAAAAAATTCAGAAAATTTAAATTCTTTATACAAAAATTTAACTGAAACTTTCAAAAAAGCCCAAGATCAGGAACTTTATAATCAATCTTTTGTAATTAGCCAAAAAGAACAACAAGAAATTGCCGAAATAGAAAATCAGGACAAACCTGAAAAATTCATTGATCAAACCTTAGCTAATATTGAAAATCAGGATAAAATTCAGAAAATTAAAAACAAAAATAAAATCCAAAAAGATGAAATTTTTGCTCAAATTTCAGTTGAATTATCCCGGATTCTTTCAGCCTACAAAGGTGAACTTGCTGATTCAAAAAAATATAGTGACGGAAATGTTCAACCTGTTGTTGGTAGTTTTCGTTGGAGAAATAGTTATATTAATCAAAATGTCTCTACAAATAACGGGTTTTTCAAAGATCGTTTCCAAAGAAAAGTTTTAAATTGAGAATTGTACGATGACAATCTTGAACCTGTTGAGGACAATACAATAAGAATAACTAACTTAAAAGGTGAAAAAGTCACAAATAGACCTGAGGCCTTTTGGTATTATTCTCTTAAAACTCAAGGTGTTGGCCAAAGATCTCTTTCAGGAATTTGACGTGACTCAAAACAAGACAGGGTTGCTTTTTGAGGCTTTTTGAAAAATGAAGATGCCGAGAAAGCTAAATATTTAACTCTTGAAGATGAACAAACAGGTCAAAAATTCTACATTAAATTAGCAAGTAATGCAACAAATAACATTTTTTACTTAAAAAAACAGGCCGACTTATCAACAAAGTGGACGCTAAAAGATGAAGGATATAGTTCTTGAATTTCATCTTGGTCAATTATTGGTGAATTTAAAAATGCACTTTTAAGACCAGGAGCTGAGGGTCTAAAAAAATTCAGAATTTACTTTTCAGATGAAAACAGGCATGAAATTGAAGGATTATTTACATTAGGTAAATCAAAATATCTTGCTGAAAACGGTAAAAATTTTAACTTAGCCCCAACATACATTGAACAAAAATCAAATCAATCATTCCTTGTAATTCGACCTCAATTTAAATAG
- a CDS encoding ABC transporter substrate-binding protein has product MKKIKKLLILNSFVVIPTFFLLSCASALERNRQEFDFGVSTTTINTLNYVKNNSSHQILNSLVESFVKPGPSASNSYGAKLNLPAISFELYNTNLQSTAGDEILQNPAGISPDGSSFTISDFGLALGSVAPSSGGAKSFVGIQNSSQSIVSTSIFLNKGASKWANNQPVIAQNFIDYILYVLNINVASPNLVKVLSVNIKNAQKMISLQQDYVSKFGNPYLNPFGQKRYIKDQKTGKVSLDFDQKVFESQNSGDEEYVAQFKENARNFGMYTGQIFEQMTNKEVVDLVQANLSLNPNFSANSTEINVVQNNQRSVIKLTKNPFLDPSQVFDGPNLIPRYDFLPGDEYGLRIQFEDSAAKKFINLFRQIIHPDIIFPINREFVEIEAGGINNFGTDLSKFLINGPFDISELNLGSQGSMILTKRQGYYSSDKTIPNKIKVFFAEQPELLSSLFLDGYIAKTKIPSTFQSKFWSEERTRRYMEKQTGYGTIGIQVNLDNVKKGKSYLQDSDLRKAILYGINRIDLLNLYGLDHSFPQTTWTNFDSILTSRGYPLETFLENRNYRSEFLDSNGKQVEFPVLAQNYGSHLAKGVWFESVPRVDSSYSPQASKFFLERFKKNNPNVEKVKLTFIYKDDAEEKVAIGLQDILARNTDNFIEIDPVRLPDGIYQQRLSTGDFDLTMKNFDFFNIGGSQPHSYIKAFFNTDEISPSDNKFSGLESNPASSMTYWKMWNQISPQQRAEIAKRLEISDVFLKKFEELITRKLKLDGQGNPIFKQVYLDKEQKIPATDYNNKPILVPEFSEPLDEYNNRIDSFFNAIFTHQEKQEGWTQNRVFEFVLVFEKIIREFAPIIPIMEVDTFWTINRIRAGSGNSFQFAFDVENIKVNFVTAEDGK; this is encoded by the coding sequence ATGAAAAAAATTAAAAAGTTACTAATTTTAAACTCTTTTGTTGTAATACCGACTTTTTTCTTGCTCTCATGTGCTTCTGCTCTTGAAAGAAATCGTCAAGAATTTGACTTTGGAGTTTCAACAACAACAATTAACACTTTAAATTACGTAAAAAATAATTCTTCCCACCAAATTCTTAATTCTTTAGTTGAATCTTTTGTAAAACCAGGCCCATCTGCTTCAAATTCATATGGGGCAAAATTGAATTTACCGGCAATTTCCTTTGAACTTTATAATACAAATCTTCAAAGCACGGCAGGTGATGAAATACTGCAAAACCCAGCAGGTATTTCTCCAGATGGTTCTTCTTTTACAATTAGTGATTTTGGACTGGCTCTTGGTTCAGTCGCGCCTTCAAGTGGAGGGGCAAAATCTTTTGTTGGAATTCAAAATTCTTCCCAGTCAATTGTTTCAACTTCAATTTTTCTCAATAAAGGTGCCTCAAAATGAGCAAATAATCAACCTGTTATTGCCCAAAATTTTATTGACTATATTTTGTATGTACTAAATATTAATGTTGCATCCCCTAATTTAGTCAAAGTTCTTTCAGTGAATATTAAAAATGCCCAAAAAATGATCTCGCTCCAACAAGATTATGTCTCAAAATTTGGAAATCCTTATCTAAATCCTTTTGGTCAAAAAAGATATATAAAAGATCAAAAAACTGGCAAAGTTAGTCTTGACTTTGACCAAAAAGTTTTTGAATCGCAAAACTCTGGTGATGAAGAATACGTTGCCCAATTTAAAGAAAATGCAAGAAATTTTGGAATGTATACAGGTCAAATTTTTGAACAAATGACAAACAAGGAAGTTGTTGATTTAGTTCAGGCTAATTTATCACTCAATCCAAATTTTAGTGCTAATTCAACTGAAATTAACGTTGTGCAAAACAACCAAAGATCAGTAATAAAACTAACAAAAAATCCATTTTTAGATCCTTCACAAGTTTTTGACGGTCCTAATTTGATTCCAAGATACGATTTTTTACCTGGAGACGAATATGGACTCCGAATCCAATTTGAAGACTCAGCGGCAAAAAAATTCATTAACTTATTTAGACAGATAATTCATCCTGATATAATTTTCCCGATAAATCGGGAATTTGTCGAGATTGAAGCCGGCGGAATTAATAATTTTGGAACCGATCTTTCAAAATTTTTAATTAATGGTCCTTTTGATATTTCTGAACTTAATTTAGGATCTCAAGGTTCAATGATTCTCACAAAAAGACAAGGTTATTATTCATCAGATAAAACCATTCCTAATAAAATTAAAGTCTTTTTTGCCGAACAACCGGAACTTTTATCGTCACTTTTCCTTGATGGTTACATTGCAAAAACCAAAATTCCTTCAACTTTTCAGTCTAAATTCTGGTCTGAAGAAAGAACAAGAAGATACATGGAAAAACAAACCGGATATGGTACAATTGGAATCCAAGTTAATTTAGATAATGTCAAAAAAGGAAAATCTTACCTTCAAGATTCAGATCTGCGAAAAGCGATTCTTTATGGCATAAATCGTATCGATTTACTCAATTTATACGGTCTTGACCACTCTTTTCCACAGACAACTTGAACTAATTTTGACAGTATTTTAACTTCGCGTGGCTATCCTTTGGAGACTTTTTTAGAAAACAGAAACTACCGTTCAGAATTTTTAGACTCAAACGGAAAACAAGTTGAATTTCCAGTTTTAGCCCAAAATTATGGTTCACATTTAGCAAAAGGGGTCTGATTTGAATCTGTCCCAAGAGTAGATTCATCTTATAGTCCGCAAGCTTCAAAATTTTTCCTTGAAAGATTTAAAAAGAATAATCCTAATGTTGAAAAAGTAAAATTAACTTTTATTTATAAAGATGATGCCGAAGAAAAAGTTGCTATCGGTCTACAGGACATTTTAGCCCGAAATACCGATAATTTTATCGAAATTGACCCTGTTAGACTTCCTGATGGAATCTACCAACAAAGACTTTCAACTGGTGATTTTGACTTGACAATGAAAAACTTTGACTTTTTCAACATCGGTGGTTCTCAACCTCATTCATATATAAAAGCGTTTTTCAACACAGATGAAATTTCGCCAAGTGATAATAAATTCTCAGGACTTGAGTCTAATCCGGCTTCTTCAATGACTTACTGGAAAATGTGAAATCAAATTTCACCTCAGCAAAGAGCTGAAATTGCAAAAAGACTCGAGATTTCTGACGTTTTTTTAAAGAAATTTGAAGAACTAATCACCCGAAAATTGAAACTTGACGGACAAGGAAATCCGATTTTCAAACAAGTCTACCTTGACAAAGAGCAAAAAATTCCTGCAACTGATTATAATAATAAGCCAATTTTAGTGCCAGAATTTTCTGAGCCCTTAGATGAATATAACAACAGAATTGACTCATTTTTCAATGCAATTTTTACACACCAAGAAAAACAAGAAGGCTGAACTCAGAACAGAGTTTTTGAATTTGTGCTAGTTTTTGAAAAAATAATTCGCGAATTTGCGCCAATTATTCCAATTATGGAGGTCGATACTTTCTGAACTATCAACCGAATTAGGGCCGGATCAGGAAATTCATTCCAGTTTGCTTTTGATGTTGAAAATATTAAAGTTAATTTTGTAACTGCAGAAGACGGAAAGTAA
- a CDS encoding IS256 family transposase, with protein sequence MKKQQKTLSPFELEAKKLVDKYADYKKIKKEDFHNEISHMFKTFTEALLRAELSQHLGYEKSNRSKKGVHRPNKRNGFSDKTVNYNHNSFRLKIPRDRNGTFENKLLGKYETNLGDIEEQVFSLFASGMSYENIVNTIKSIYKKEISNAWISSVTDKLLPEIEKWKSRKIENSYPILYIDGMFFNVKENGVFVKKSLYLILAIDWDGNKKALGFWIKNTESASNWLDVFNELKTRGLEDVLIISCDNLSGISQAIEAVFPQTDVQKCVVHQIRNSLLKVSNKDKKEFVLDMKKIYQAANQEFAMQNLDKFAEKWGQKYPSIIKSWYTNFVELTTFFKYPYELRQAIYTTNLIESMNRIIRKNTKTKGGIQSVNYLSKITYLTLQNASTKWQKVRNWFMIKKQLEIIFPNRLNNVKLN encoded by the coding sequence ATGAAAAAACAGCAAAAAACATTATCCCCATTTGAGTTAGAAGCTAAAAAACTTGTTGACAAATACGCTGATTATAAAAAAATAAAAAAAGAAGATTTTCACAACGAAATTTCGCATATGTTTAAAACTTTTACTGAGGCGCTCTTAAGGGCGGAATTAAGCCAACATTTAGGCTATGAAAAAAGTAACCGAAGCAAAAAAGGCGTGCATAGGCCAAATAAGCGAAACGGATTTTCGGACAAAACTGTGAATTATAATCATAATAGTTTTCGTCTAAAAATACCAAGAGATCGAAATGGCACTTTTGAGAACAAATTACTCGGTAAATACGAAACAAATTTAGGCGATATCGAAGAGCAAGTGTTTTCACTTTTTGCATCAGGAATGTCATATGAAAATATTGTTAACACAATAAAAAGTATCTATAAAAAAGAAATAAGTAATGCCTGAATTTCTTCAGTTACTGACAAATTATTGCCTGAAATTGAAAAGTGAAAATCGCGAAAAATTGAGAATTCCTATCCAATTTTGTACATTGATGGGATGTTTTTTAATGTTAAAGAAAACGGTGTTTTTGTCAAAAAATCACTTTATCTTATTCTTGCAATTGATTGGGACGGAAATAAAAAAGCACTGGGATTTTGGATTAAAAATACCGAATCAGCAAGTAATTGACTTGATGTTTTTAACGAACTAAAAACTCGCGGGCTGGAAGATGTTCTAATAATTTCTTGCGATAATCTAAGCGGAATTAGTCAAGCAATTGAAGCGGTTTTCCCGCAAACAGATGTTCAAAAATGTGTTGTTCACCAAATTAGAAACTCGCTTTTAAAAGTTTCTAACAAAGACAAAAAAGAGTTTGTCCTTGATATGAAAAAGATTTATCAAGCGGCTAATCAAGAATTTGCAATGCAAAATCTTGATAAATTTGCGGAAAAATGAGGCCAAAAATATCCTTCAATTATCAAGTCTTGGTATACAAATTTCGTTGAACTAACGACATTTTTTAAATATCCATATGAATTGAGGCAAGCAATTTATACGACAAATTTAATTGAGTCAATGAATAGAATAATTAGGAAAAATACAAAAACAAAAGGCGGAATTCAAAGTGTAAATTACCTTTCAAAAATAACTTATTTAACTCTCCAAAACGCATCTACAAAATGACAAAAGGTAAGAAATTGATTCATGATTAAAAAACAATTAGAAATTATTTTCCCTAATCGGTTAAATAATGTAAAATTAAATTAG